In Streptomyces capitiformicae, one genomic interval encodes:
- a CDS encoding tetratricopeptide repeat protein: protein MPVVAGPGESVQSAVLNYLHRLVLATGHAVAATVHDERIGFSTPLQVMADGSSHFAGEPRRLAAGAIAETAGGPTTMGPVESAAARSVAPQPFVDAQTTVAPQGQREQDANRTTRLLRAVPDPEPEPDTAAPEPTAGQAHEGVPAPASPVGGEHASAVAPEALPAPVPASEAVPEPAPAPASAVPLPPAATPPPPPAAAAAPAPAPVPVPAPAPEVPSASQVVPTPAADQTVAPSLLAEPVLRINEALQMGRIETAAAMAEQTISSATKTLGKEHPEVLQLRELAAYIAYLAGDAQRSFTLSMDLARIRRRRRDARAHANVQSAAAAWRAVRDPSQGLVLGRELIGLWSELVNDGGPAAAEAHQLEAVRARMDRLAERARVFADDSYTPKPHAHGQ, encoded by the coding sequence ATGCCCGTCGTCGCGGGCCCCGGTGAGAGCGTGCAGAGCGCGGTTCTGAACTATCTCCATCGCCTGGTCCTGGCCACGGGGCACGCGGTCGCCGCCACGGTCCACGACGAGCGCATCGGGTTCAGCACCCCACTCCAGGTCATGGCGGACGGCTCCAGCCATTTCGCAGGCGAGCCGCGGCGGTTGGCAGCGGGCGCGATCGCCGAAACGGCGGGGGGTCCGACGACGATGGGTCCGGTCGAGAGCGCGGCGGCTCGGAGTGTGGCGCCTCAACCGTTCGTGGACGCGCAGACCACCGTGGCGCCGCAGGGGCAGCGAGAGCAGGACGCGAACAGGACCACGCGGCTGCTGCGGGCCGTACCGGATCCGGAACCGGAACCGGACACGGCCGCACCGGAGCCGACGGCGGGGCAGGCCCATGAGGGTGTGCCCGCACCCGCCTCCCCCGTCGGTGGTGAGCATGCGTCAGCCGTGGCACCAGAGGCTCTTCCGGCTCCGGTTCCAGCGTCGGAGGCGGTTCCGGAGCCTGCACCAGCCCCAGCCTCAGCCGTTCCCCTGCCCCCAGCCGCTACCCCGCCCCCGCCCCCTGCCGCCGCGGCGGCCCCGGCCCCGGCCCCTGTCCCCGTACCCGCTCCGGCACCCGAGGTCCCCTCGGCATCTCAGGTGGTGCCGACCCCCGCCGCTGACCAGACCGTCGCCCCGTCCCTTCTCGCGGAGCCAGTGCTGCGGATCAACGAAGCCCTGCAGATGGGCCGGATCGAGACGGCGGCAGCGATGGCGGAGCAGACCATCTCATCGGCGACGAAGACGCTGGGCAAGGAGCACCCCGAGGTCCTTCAGCTGCGCGAACTCGCTGCCTACATCGCGTACTTGGCGGGCGACGCGCAGCGCTCCTTCACCTTGTCCATGGATCTCGCCAGGATACGTAGGCGGCGCAGGGACGCTCGGGCCCATGCCAATGTGCAGAGCGCGGCCGCCGCGTGGCGAGCCGTGCGGGACCCGTCACAGGGGCTGGTCCTCGGGCGTGAACTGATAGGGCTGTGGAGTGAGTTGGTCAATGACGGCGGCCCGGCCGCTGCCGAAGCCCATCAGCTCGAGGCGGTTCGCGCCCGCATGGACCGTCTCGCCGAACGCGCACGCGTCTTCGCGGACGACTCCTACACACCGAAGCCCCATGCCCATGGCCAGTGA
- a CDS encoding nucleoside hydrolase encodes MIIDTDIGGDADDALAVAAAARSLPRLALVLTSDETGPAVGYGARARFARFLLDLIGRTDVAVSSGVSLGDTRYFCADGLVPDELPPQPADVVEAVRAVCAAVPGPVQWVGMGPLSNLALVLEAAPELASRLHVTQMGGALNYRDPSRAEHNFRLDVPSVHRVFDAVGKGLLPTSHFVTSEVTFTSAIEITADHPVHRALAAPDAPAWAALLVAHMRQWFERFHPGTIQHDALTLSAALQLPFVEFDKMPVAVDGIGRTVRSEAGVPVWLSLSARYPSFMRWLSQRLDPAWKPAEEGT; translated from the coding sequence ATGATCATCGACACGGACATCGGTGGCGACGCCGACGACGCACTGGCGGTCGCGGCGGCGGCCCGTTCCCTGCCGCGGCTGGCCCTGGTGCTCACCAGCGACGAGACCGGACCGGCTGTCGGCTACGGAGCGAGGGCGAGGTTCGCCAGGTTTCTGCTGGACCTCATCGGTCGTACGGATGTCGCGGTTTCTTCGGGTGTCTCCCTCGGGGACACCCGGTACTTCTGTGCGGACGGCCTGGTGCCCGACGAACTCCCTCCCCAGCCGGCTGATGTGGTGGAGGCGGTGCGCGCCGTCTGCGCGGCCGTGCCGGGGCCCGTGCAGTGGGTCGGCATGGGCCCTCTCAGCAATCTCGCACTGGTTCTGGAAGCCGCTCCCGAACTGGCTTCCCGGCTCCACGTCACCCAGATGGGTGGGGCCCTGAACTACCGCGACCCCAGTCGGGCCGAGCACAACTTCCGACTGGACGTGCCGTCCGTGCACCGGGTCTTCGACGCGGTCGGCAAGGGCCTGCTGCCGACGTCGCACTTCGTCACCTCCGAAGTCACCTTCACCTCGGCCATCGAGATCACGGCCGACCACCCGGTCCACAGGGCCCTCGCCGCACCGGATGCACCGGCCTGGGCCGCCCTGCTGGTGGCACATATGAGGCAGTGGTTCGAACGTTTCCACCCGGGCACCATCCAGCACGACGCACTGACCCTGTCGGCCGCGCTCCAACTGCCCTTCGTCGAGTTCGACAAGATGCCGGTGGCGGTGGACGGCATCGGACGCACCGTCCGGTCCGAGGCCGGCGTGCCGGTCTGGCTGAGCCTGTCCGCCCGGTACCCCTCCTTCATGCGCTGGCTCTCACAACGGCTGGACCCGGCCTGGAAGCCGGCCGAAGAGGGCACCTGA
- a CDS encoding M28 family metallopeptidase, with product MKLSVPVTVPVTGRAAVAVAVAVATLFTTGSIAGAAPAAEPVAAAAPDLPVAGVKAHLTQFQSIAAANGGNRAHGRAGYTASLNYVKGKLDAAGFTTTVQSFTSGGRTGYNLIADWPGGDTDQVLMAGSHLDSVSSGPGINDNGTGSAAVLEAALAVSRAGYQPTKHLRFAWWGAEELGLVGSRYYVNNLSAAGRARISGYLNFDMIGSPNPGYFVYDDDPTIEQTFKDYFAGIGVATEIETEGDGRSDHAPFKSAGVPVGGLFTGASRTKTAAQAAKWGGTSGQAFDRCYHSSCDTTSNINDTALDRNGDALAYAVWELSE from the coding sequence ATGAAGCTCTCTGTTCCAGTCACCGTTCCAGTCACGGGGCGTGCCGCGGTCGCCGTAGCCGTCGCGGTGGCCACGCTGTTCACCACCGGGTCCATAGCCGGGGCGGCTCCCGCCGCCGAGCCGGTGGCCGCCGCCGCACCCGACCTTCCCGTGGCCGGCGTCAAGGCCCACCTGACCCAGTTCCAGTCCATCGCCGCCGCGAACGGCGGCAACAGGGCGCACGGGCGCGCCGGTTACACGGCCTCCCTCAACTATGTGAAGGGCAAGCTCGACGCGGCCGGCTTCACGACCACCGTGCAGTCCTTCACCTCCGGCGGCCGTACCGGGTACAACCTGATCGCCGACTGGCCCGGCGGCGACACGGACCAGGTCCTGATGGCCGGCTCGCACCTCGACAGCGTCTCCTCGGGCCCCGGCATCAACGACAACGGCACCGGTTCGGCCGCCGTACTGGAGGCCGCGCTGGCCGTGTCCCGCGCGGGCTACCAGCCCACGAAGCACCTGCGATTCGCCTGGTGGGGCGCGGAGGAGCTGGGCCTGGTGGGTTCGCGGTACTACGTCAACAACCTGTCGGCGGCGGGCCGCGCCCGTATCAGCGGCTACCTCAACTTCGACATGATCGGCTCGCCGAACCCCGGTTACTTCGTTTACGACGACGACCCGACCATCGAGCAGACCTTCAAGGACTACTTCGCGGGCATCGGCGTCGCCACCGAGATCGAGACCGAGGGTGACGGCCGCTCCGACCACGCGCCGTTCAAGAGCGCCGGCGTCCCCGTCGGCGGTCTCTTCACCGGCGCGAGCCGCACGAAGACCGCCGCGCAGGCCGCCAAGTGGGGCGGTACGTCCGGCCAGGCGTTCGACCGCTGCTACCACTCCTCCTGCGACACGACGTCCAACATCAACGACACGGCGCTGGACCGCAACGGGGACGCGCTGGCGTACGCGGTGTGGGAGTTGTCGGAGTAG
- the rarD gene encoding EamA family transporter RarD yields MAAESRSEHRIGLLNGFAAYGMWGLVPLFWPLLQPAGSVEILAHRMVWSLGFVGVALLILRRWSWAGELLRQPRRLGLVAVAAAVITVNWGVYIWAVNNEQVVEASLGYFINPLVTIAIGVLLLKERLRPVQWTAVGVGFAAVLVLTVGYGRPPWISLCLAFSFATYGLVKKKVDLGGVESLAAETAVQFLPALGYLLWLGSRGASTFGGEGVGHALLLASTGLVTAIPLVCFGAAAIRVPLSTLGLLQYLAPVFQFLLGVLYFGEAMPPERWAGFTLVWLALSLLTWDALRTARGARRQLEELEELGELGATGATTATGAGTETEAGSAVAPVAPVAPADAKS; encoded by the coding sequence GTGGCGGCGGAGTCGAGGAGCGAACACCGGATAGGCCTGCTGAACGGCTTCGCGGCGTACGGGATGTGGGGACTCGTCCCGCTCTTCTGGCCGCTGCTCCAGCCCGCCGGGTCGGTGGAGATCCTCGCCCATCGGATGGTGTGGTCCCTCGGCTTCGTCGGCGTCGCGCTGCTGATTCTCAGGCGTTGGTCCTGGGCCGGCGAGCTGCTGCGGCAGCCGCGCAGACTCGGTCTGGTCGCGGTCGCGGCGGCGGTGATCACCGTCAACTGGGGCGTGTACATCTGGGCCGTGAACAACGAGCAGGTCGTCGAGGCCTCGCTCGGGTACTTCATCAACCCGCTCGTCACGATCGCCATCGGCGTCCTGCTCCTGAAGGAGCGGCTGCGCCCCGTGCAGTGGACGGCGGTCGGCGTCGGCTTCGCGGCCGTCCTCGTCCTCACCGTCGGGTACGGGCGGCCGCCGTGGATCTCCCTCTGCCTCGCCTTCTCCTTCGCCACCTATGGGCTGGTCAAGAAGAAGGTGGACCTGGGGGGTGTCGAGTCGCTCGCCGCGGAGACCGCGGTCCAGTTCCTGCCCGCGCTGGGGTATCTGCTGTGGCTGGGGTCGCGGGGTGCCTCCACCTTCGGCGGGGAGGGCGTCGGGCACGCGCTGCTCCTCGCCTCGACCGGCCTGGTGACCGCGATTCCGCTGGTCTGTTTCGGGGCTGCCGCGATTCGGGTGCCGCTGTCGACGCTGGGGTTGTTGCAGTATCTGGCGCCGGTGTTCCAGTTCCTGCTGGGAGTTCTGTACTTCGGTGAGGCCATGCCGCCGGAGCGGTGGGCGGGCTTCACGCTGGTGTGGCTGGCGCTGTCACTGCTGACGTGGGACGCGCTGCGGACGGCACGGGGGGCTCGGAGACAGTTGGAGGAGTTGGAGGAGTTGGGGGAGTTGGGGGCCACGGGAGCGACAACGGCGACGGGAGCGGGGACGGAGACGGAGGCGGGGTCTGCGGTTGCGCCGGTTGCGCCGGTTGCGCCAGCCGACGCGAAGTCCTGA
- a CDS encoding NAD(P)H-binding protein, which yields MSIVVTGATGHLGKFVVEGLLEKVPAEQIVAVVRSEEKAAGFAARGVKIAVADYNSPETFDGVVSAGDKVLLISGSEVGNDRVGQHKVVINAAKAAGAALLAYTSAPGTLTAALADDHRGTEESLLASGLPYVLLRNGWYNENYTENLAPVLQYNAVTHAAGEGRVSSASRADYAAAAVAVLTGEGHENKTYELGGDVAWSFAEYAAEIGKQTGKEIANNAVTVEAFAGILTGAGLPEGLAQILAGVDASVEKGELVVSSGDLNRLIGRPTTPIADSIAAALKA from the coding sequence ATGAGCATCGTCGTCACCGGAGCCACCGGACACCTCGGCAAGTTCGTCGTCGAGGGGCTGCTGGAGAAGGTCCCGGCCGAGCAGATCGTCGCCGTCGTCCGCAGCGAGGAGAAGGCCGCCGGCTTCGCGGCGCGCGGCGTGAAGATCGCCGTCGCCGACTACAACAGCCCCGAGACCTTCGACGGCGTCGTCTCCGCCGGTGACAAGGTGCTGCTCATCTCCGGCAGCGAGGTCGGCAACGACCGCGTCGGCCAGCACAAGGTCGTCATCAACGCCGCCAAGGCCGCCGGTGCCGCGCTCCTCGCGTACACCAGCGCGCCTGGCACCCTGACCGCCGCGCTGGCGGACGACCACCGCGGCACCGAGGAGTCGCTGCTCGCCTCCGGTCTGCCGTACGTGCTGCTGCGCAACGGCTGGTACAACGAGAACTACACCGAGAACCTCGCGCCGGTGCTGCAGTACAACGCCGTCACCCACGCCGCCGGTGAGGGCCGGGTCTCCTCCGCGAGCCGCGCGGACTACGCGGCCGCCGCGGTCGCCGTACTGACCGGTGAGGGCCACGAGAACAAGACGTACGAGCTCGGTGGCGACGTCGCCTGGAGCTTCGCCGAGTACGCGGCCGAGATCGGCAAGCAGACCGGCAAGGAGATCGCGAACAACGCCGTCACCGTCGAGGCCTTCGCCGGCATCCTGACCGGCGCCGGGCTGCCCGAGGGGCTCGCCCAGATCCTGGCGGGCGTGGACGCGTCCGTCGAGAAGGGCGAGCTGGTCGTCTCCAGCGGCGACCTGAACCGCCTGATCGGCCGCCCGACCACGCCGATCGCGGACTCGATCGCGGCGGCACTGAAGGCCTGA
- a CDS encoding winged helix-turn-helix transcriptional regulator, translating to MCPYRLVLEHVTSRWGVLVLIELLERSYRFSELRRTIGGVSEKMLTQTLQTLERDGLVHRDAKPVIPPRVDYSLTALGREAAEQVRTLAAWTQVRMDDVQQAREAYDEQRRRQADEQRRQSYDAARA from the coding sequence ATGTGCCCCTACCGCCTGGTCCTGGAGCACGTCACCAGCCGCTGGGGCGTCCTCGTACTGATCGAGCTGCTGGAGCGCTCGTACCGCTTCAGCGAGCTGCGCCGGACCATCGGGGGCGTCAGCGAGAAGATGCTCACCCAGACCCTGCAGACCCTGGAGCGCGACGGCCTCGTCCACCGCGACGCCAAGCCCGTCATCCCGCCCCGCGTCGACTACTCCCTCACCGCCCTCGGCCGCGAGGCAGCCGAGCAGGTGCGCACGCTGGCGGCCTGGACCCAGGTCCGCATGGACGACGTACAGCAGGCGCGCGAGGCGTACGACGAGCAGCGACGCCGTCAGGCGGACGAGCAGCGGCGTCAGTCGTACGACGCGGCCCGGGCCTGA
- a CDS encoding 2-oxoacid:ferredoxin oxidoreductase subunit beta: MAETSMEGTDTGGAIEALSLVPKAEARQSMKDFKSDQEVRWCPGCGDYAILAAVQGFMPELGLAKENIVFVSGIGCSSRFPYYMDTYGMHSIHGRAPAIATGLATSRRDLSVWVVTGDGDALSIGGNHLIHALRRNVNLKILLFNNRIYGLTKGQYSPTSEVGKITKSTPMGSLDAPFNPVSLAIGAEASFVARTVDSDRKHLTEVLRQAAAHPGTALIEIYQNCNIFNDGAFEVLKDRQQAEEAVIRLEHGKPIRFGADGARGVVRDELTGDLKVVTVTAENEARVLVHDAHSPSPTTAFALSRLADPDTLHHTPIGVFRSVERLVYDTQMADQLDTAIEQFGKGDLSALLAGGDTWTVVG, encoded by the coding sequence ATGGCTGAGACGTCCATGGAAGGCACGGATACGGGCGGCGCGATCGAGGCGCTTTCCCTGGTGCCCAAGGCCGAAGCCAGGCAGTCCATGAAGGACTTCAAGTCCGATCAGGAAGTGCGCTGGTGCCCCGGCTGCGGTGACTACGCGATCCTGGCGGCCGTCCAGGGCTTCATGCCCGAACTCGGCCTGGCCAAGGAGAACATCGTCTTCGTCTCGGGCATCGGCTGCTCGTCCCGCTTCCCGTACTACATGGACACGTACGGGATGCATTCGATCCATGGGCGGGCGCCGGCCATCGCCACGGGGCTCGCGACGTCGCGGCGGGATCTGTCGGTCTGGGTCGTCACCGGTGACGGGGACGCGCTCTCCATCGGCGGCAACCACCTGATCCACGCGCTGCGGCGCAACGTCAACCTGAAGATCCTCCTCTTCAACAACCGGATCTACGGGCTCACCAAGGGCCAGTACAGCCCGACGTCGGAGGTCGGGAAGATCACCAAGTCGACGCCGATGGGGTCGCTGGACGCGCCCTTCAACCCGGTGTCGCTGGCCATCGGGGCGGAGGCGTCCTTCGTCGCCCGGACCGTCGACTCCGACCGGAAGCATCTGACCGAGGTGCTCCGGCAGGCCGCCGCACACCCGGGCACGGCGCTCATCGAGATCTACCAGAACTGCAACATCTTCAACGACGGCGCCTTCGAGGTCCTCAAGGACCGGCAGCAGGCCGAGGAGGCCGTGATCCGGCTGGAGCACGGCAAGCCGATCCGGTTCGGGGCCGACGGGGCGCGGGGGGTCGTACGGGACGAGCTGACCGGTGATCTGAAGGTCGTCACCGTGACGGCGGAGAACGAGGCGCGGGTGCTCGTGCACGACGCGCACTCCCCGTCCCCGACCACCGCCTTCGCGCTCTCCCGGCTGGCCGACCCGGACACGCTGCACCACACGCCGATCGGGGTCTTCCGGTCCGTCGAACGGCTCGTCTACGACACCCAGATGGCCGACCAGCTCGACACGGCCATCGAGCAGTTCGGCAAGGGTGACCTGTCGGCGTTGCTGGCGGGTGGGGACACCTGGACGGTTGTCGGCTGA
- a CDS encoding 2-oxoacid:acceptor oxidoreductase subunit alpha, whose amino-acid sequence MTSQVSSPAEQADEAVLGELREQRKPAGTKDVRRLDRVIIRFAGDSGDGMQLTGDRFTSETASFGNDLSTLPNFPAEIRAPAGTLPGVSSFQLHFADHDILTPGDAPNVLVAMNPAALKANIGDVPRGAEIIVNTDEFTKRAMQKVGYATSPLDDGSLDGFSVHPVPLTTLTVEALKEFDLTRKEAERSKNMFALGLLSWMYHRPTEGTEKFLKGKFAKKPDIAAANIAAFRAGWNFGETTEDFAVSYEVAPASTAFPVGTYRNISGNLALSYGLIAASRQADLPLYLGSYPITPASDILHELSKHKNFGVRTFQAEDEIAGIGAALGAAFGGSLAVTTTSGPGVALKSETIGLAVSLELPLLVIDIQRGGPSTGLPTKTEQADLLQAMFGRNGEAPVPVVAPRTPADCFDAALEAARIALTYRTPVFLLSDGYLANGSEPWRIPEVDELPDLTVQFAQGPNHTLDDGSEVFWPYKRDPQTLARPWAIPGTPGLEHRIGGIEKQDGTGNISYDPANHDFMVRTRQAKIDGIDVPDVEVDDPDGARTLVLGWGSTYGPITAAVRRLRTAGESIAQAHLRHLNPFPRNLGTVLKRYEKVVIPEMNLGQLATLVRAKYLVDAHSYNQVNGMPFKAEQLATALKEAIDG is encoded by the coding sequence GTGACCAGCCAGGTCAGCAGCCCAGCGGAGCAGGCCGACGAAGCCGTTCTGGGAGAACTGAGGGAACAGCGCAAACCGGCGGGTACGAAGGATGTCCGTCGACTCGATCGGGTGATCATTCGGTTCGCGGGCGACTCCGGTGACGGTATGCAGCTCACCGGTGACCGTTTCACCTCCGAAACGGCGTCCTTCGGGAACGATCTGTCGACCCTGCCGAACTTCCCCGCCGAGATCCGCGCCCCCGCCGGCACGCTCCCGGGTGTGTCCAGCTTCCAGCTGCACTTCGCCGACCACGACATCCTCACTCCGGGTGACGCGCCGAACGTGCTGGTCGCCATGAACCCGGCCGCGCTGAAGGCCAACATCGGCGACGTTCCGCGCGGCGCGGAGATCATCGTCAACACGGACGAGTTCACCAAACGGGCGATGCAGAAGGTCGGGTACGCGACCAGCCCGCTGGATGACGGGTCGCTGGACGGGTTCAGCGTTCATCCGGTGCCGCTGACCACTCTCACGGTCGAGGCCCTGAAAGAATTCGACCTCACCCGTAAGGAGGCCGAGCGCAGCAAGAACATGTTCGCGCTCGGCCTCTTGTCCTGGATGTACCACCGGCCGACCGAGGGCACCGAGAAGTTCCTGAAGGGCAAGTTCGCCAAGAAGCCGGATATCGCCGCGGCCAATATCGCGGCCTTCCGTGCCGGGTGGAATTTCGGGGAGACGACCGAGGATTTCGCCGTCAGTTATGAGGTCGCGCCGGCCTCTACCGCCTTTCCCGTCGGTACGTACCGGAACATCTCCGGGAATCTGGCGCTTTCCTACGGGCTGATCGCCGCCTCCCGGCAGGCGGATCTGCCGCTCTACCTGGGGTCCTATCCGATCACCCCGGCCTCGGACATCCTGCACGAGCTGAGCAAGCACAAGAACTTCGGTGTGCGGACCTTCCAGGCCGAGGACGAGATCGCCGGCATCGGGGCCGCGCTGGGGGCCGCCTTCGGGGGTTCCCTGGCGGTGACGACCACGAGTGGCCCGGGTGTGGCGCTCAAGTCCGAGACCATCGGGCTCGCGGTCTCGCTCGAGCTTCCGCTGCTCGTGATCGACATTCAGCGTGGTGGACCGTCCACGGGGCTGCCCACCAAGACCGAGCAGGCGGATCTGCTCCAGGCCATGTTCGGGCGGAACGGGGAGGCACCGGTTCCGGTGGTGGCGCCCCGTACGCCGGCCGACTGTTTCGATGCGGCCCTGGAAGCGGCGCGGATCGCCCTCACCTACCGGACGCCCGTCTTCCTGCTCTCCGACGGTTATCTGGCCAACGGGTCCGAGCCCTGGCGGATCCCCGAGGTCGATGAACTGCCGGATCTGACCGTGCAGTTCGCCCAGGGGCCGAACCATACGCTCGACGACGGCAGCGAGGTCTTCTGGCCGTACAAGCGCGACCCGCAGACCCTCGCCCGGCCCTGGGCGATCCCGGGCACGCCGGGTCTTGAGCACCGGATCGGCGGCATCGAGAAGCAGGACGGCACGGGCAACATCTCGTACGACCCGGCCAACCACGACTTCATGGTGCGGACGCGGCAGGCGAAGATCGACGGGATCGATGTACCCGATGTGGAGGTCGACGACCCGGACGGGGCGCGGACGCTGGTTCTGGGGTGGGGGTCGACGTACGGGCCCATCACCGCTGCCGTACGGCGGCTGCGTACGGCCGGGGAGTCCATCGCGCAGGCCCATCTGCGGCATCTCAACCCCTTCCCGCGGAATCTCGGCACCGTGTTGAAGCGTTACGAGAAGGTGGTGATCCCGGAGATGAACCTCGGGCAGCTCGCCACGCTCGTCCGGGCGAAGTACCTGGTCGACGCGCACTCCTACAACCAGGTGAACGGCATGCCGTTCAAGGCGGAGCAGCTCGCCACAGCGCTCAAGGAGGCCATCGATGGCTGA
- a CDS encoding response regulator transcription factor, with the protein MRVVIAEDSVLLREGLTRLLTDRGHEVVAGVGDGVALIKTITEFAAQGDLPDVVVADVRMPPTHTDEGVRAAVQLRKQHPELGVLVLSQYVEERYATELLAGSSHGVGYLLKDRVAEVREFVDAVVRVARGGTALDPEVVAQLLGRSRKQDVLAGLTPREREVLGLMAEGRTNSAIARQLVVSDGAVEKHVSNIFLKLGLSPSDGDHRRVLAVLTYLNS; encoded by the coding sequence GTGCGGGTGGTCATCGCCGAGGATTCGGTGCTGCTGCGAGAAGGGTTGACGCGACTGTTGACCGACCGGGGGCACGAGGTCGTCGCGGGGGTGGGCGACGGGGTCGCGCTGATCAAGACGATCACGGAGTTCGCCGCGCAGGGGGATCTGCCGGATGTCGTCGTGGCCGATGTGCGGATGCCGCCGACGCACACGGATGAAGGCGTGCGGGCCGCCGTGCAGCTGCGTAAGCAGCATCCGGAGCTAGGGGTGCTCGTGCTGTCGCAGTATGTGGAGGAGCGGTACGCCACCGAGCTGCTCGCCGGGTCGAGTCACGGCGTCGGGTATTTGTTGAAGGACCGGGTCGCCGAGGTGCGTGAGTTCGTGGACGCGGTGGTGCGGGTGGCCCGCGGGGGTACCGCGCTGGACCCCGAGGTGGTCGCGCAGCTCCTCGGACGGAGCCGGAAGCAGGACGTGCTCGCGGGGCTCACCCCTCGGGAGCGCGAGGTGCTGGGGCTGATGGCGGAGGGGCGGACCAACTCGGCGATCGCGCGGCAGCTGGTCGTGAGCGACGGGGCCGTGGAAAAGCACGTCAGCAATATCTTTCTGAAGCTCGGGCTGTCCCCGAGCGACGGCGACCACCGGCGTGTTCTGGCAGTCCTCACCTATCTCAACTCATGA
- a CDS encoding sensor histidine kinase yields the protein MATEYGHGYESWGGERRRHRVPAGVRAPVEGRSWRELGYVVLGLPIGVVMFTYAVTMLSIGAGLLITFLGVPVLAAGLAGARGLGAVERARARVLLGVEVDAPEPLRPKGRGVMAWMGAVLRSGASWRQLLYAVVQFPWAVFSFGVAVTFWVYGWALLTYPLWFWVFPVWVGQDGLQLYGDETHAVYLNNPFEVTVTALVGLLFTMATPWIVRGLTMVDRGMVVALLGPSRLGARVVELESDRGVVVDAAAADLRRIERDLHDGAQARLVALAMDLGLAKEKLAEDPQAAARMVGDAHGEVKTALQELRDLARGIHPAVLTDRGLDAALSAVASRCAVPVVVDVELPARPVPAIEGIAYFTVSELLQNVSKHAGASRATVDVWRVDDRLMLQVIDDGVGGADVGAGSGLAGLAERLGAVDGILVVDSPAGGPTRVTAELPWRA from the coding sequence ATGGCCACCGAGTATGGACATGGGTACGAGAGCTGGGGCGGGGAACGGCGGCGGCATCGGGTGCCGGCGGGGGTGCGGGCGCCAGTCGAGGGGCGGAGTTGGCGGGAGCTCGGGTATGTGGTGCTGGGGCTGCCGATCGGGGTCGTGATGTTCACGTACGCCGTGACGATGCTGTCGATCGGTGCCGGGCTGTTGATCACGTTTCTCGGCGTGCCGGTGCTGGCGGCGGGGCTGGCCGGGGCTCGGGGGCTCGGGGCTGTGGAGCGGGCTCGGGCGCGGGTGCTGCTGGGCGTGGAGGTGGACGCGCCGGAGCCGTTGCGGCCCAAGGGGCGCGGTGTGATGGCGTGGATGGGGGCCGTGCTGCGGAGTGGGGCGTCCTGGCGGCAGCTGTTGTACGCGGTGGTGCAGTTTCCGTGGGCGGTGTTCTCATTCGGGGTGGCAGTGACCTTCTGGGTGTACGGGTGGGCGCTGCTGACGTATCCGCTGTGGTTCTGGGTGTTTCCCGTGTGGGTGGGACAGGACGGGCTGCAGTTGTACGGAGATGAGACGCACGCCGTGTATCTCAACAACCCGTTCGAGGTGACCGTGACCGCGCTGGTGGGGCTGCTGTTCACGATGGCCACGCCGTGGATCGTGCGGGGGTTGACGATGGTCGATCGGGGGATGGTCGTCGCGTTGCTGGGGCCTTCGCGGCTTGGGGCGCGGGTGGTGGAGCTGGAGTCGGATCGGGGGGTTGTTGTTGATGCCGCTGCCGCTGATCTGCGGCGGATCGAGCGGGATCTGCATGACGGGGCGCAGGCTCGGCTGGTGGCGTTGGCCATGGATTTGGGGTTGGCGAAGGAGAAGCTGGCGGAGGATCCGCAGGCTGCGGCGCGGATGGTCGGGGACGCGCATGGTGAGGTGAAGACCGCCTTGCAGGAGCTGCGGGATCTGGCTCGGGGGATCCATCCGGCGGTGCTGACCGATCGAGGGCTGGACGCGGCGCTGTCCGCCGTGGCTTCGCGGTGTGCGGTGCCGGTGGTGGTGGATGTGGAGTTGCCGGCTCGGCCCGTGCCTGCGATCGAGGGGATCGCTTACTTCACGGTGTCGGAGTTGTTGCAGAACGTGAGTAAGCATGCGGGAGCTTCGCGGGCGACCGTGGATGTGTGGAGGGTGGATGACCGGCTGATGCTGCAGGTCATCGATGACGGGGTGGGTGGCGCCGATGTCGGGGCTGGGTCCGGGTTGGCGGGGTTGGCGGAGCGGCTGGGGGCGGTTGACGGGATTCTTGTCGTCGACTCGCCTGCCGGGGGGCCTACTCGGGTGACTGCGGAGTTGCCCTGGCGGGCGTGA